In one Elusimicrobiota bacterium genomic region, the following are encoded:
- the uvrA gene encoding excinuclease ABC subunit UvrA, with product MTDGIRIRGAREHNLKNISLDLPRNKMIVITGLSGSGKSSLAFNTIYAEGQRRYVESLSAYARQFLELMEKPDVDLIEGLSPAIAIEQRTPSHNPRSTVGTVTEIYDYLRLLYARVGTPHCPSCQREIQPQSASQIIAEITKTHEGKNIQILAPLVRGRTGTYEALFEKLKKSGFVRVRVNGTVHDLEKKIKLDRYKKHTIEAVIDRLTVSAAGRERLADSVETALRESQGLLIVAPAESAPRGTGKESEALFSEHYACAHCGTSLPEIEPRLFSFNSPYGACADCDGLGVKLEIAEDLVIPNPDLSIDGGALAAWADPVTTRTNRWKKSWSGYYMEILTEVCRRNSIPMNRPWKNLTRDQRQNLLRGGIDHKSPWGKKVKEFEGVIGNLERRYKESESAFVKEEVQSRFMRSRLCPGCQGARLKPEALAVTLGGKSLSHVTHFSIRDAQAFFRDLSLSEKARFVARQILKEIQSRLNFLVDVGLDYVTLDRESATLAGGEAQRIHLATQIGSGLVGVLYVLDEPTIGLHPRDNERLLTTLRRLRDIGNTLVVVEHDAETILAADWVIDLGPGAGVQGGEIVSEGPVSALMKAPRSLTGAYLRGERGIPVPAQRRLPGKERLEIKGAAQFNLNTIDVTIPLGLFVAVTGVSGSGKSTLVGDILHKALAKRLNHAKEEPGKHKTILGVELVDKVVEVDQTPIGRTPRSNPATYTGAFGPIRDLFAQLPESRRRGYKPGRFSFNVKGGRCENCEGDGTLKISMQFLPDVYVKCDVCLGKRFNAETLEVKFKGKSIADVLELPTTEAATFFENVPVVSRILSTLVDVGMGYAAIGQAATTLSGGEAQRVKLATELCRRPTGHTLYILDEPTTGLHFADVEKLLGVLQRLVDGGNTVLVIEHNLDVIKTADWIVDLGPEGGSGGGRLVAVGTPETIVATPASHTGTHLKGLLGGENLPKTK from the coding sequence ATGACAGATGGAATCCGAATTCGGGGGGCTCGGGAGCATAACTTAAAGAACATCTCCCTGGATTTGCCTCGAAACAAGATGATCGTGATTACGGGGCTTTCGGGGTCCGGGAAAAGTTCCTTGGCGTTTAACACGATTTACGCTGAGGGACAACGGCGGTACGTGGAAAGCCTTTCCGCTTACGCCCGCCAGTTCTTGGAATTGATGGAAAAACCCGATGTGGACCTGATTGAGGGGCTCTCCCCGGCCATCGCCATTGAGCAACGAACCCCCTCCCACAACCCCCGCTCCACGGTGGGAACCGTCACTGAAATCTATGATTATCTGCGGCTTCTCTACGCCCGGGTGGGGACGCCCCATTGCCCCTCCTGTCAACGGGAAATTCAACCCCAATCCGCCAGTCAAATCATCGCGGAAATAACGAAAACCCATGAGGGTAAAAATATTCAAATCTTGGCCCCCCTAGTCCGTGGGCGGACCGGGACCTACGAGGCCCTCTTTGAGAAGTTAAAAAAAAGTGGATTCGTGAGAGTCCGGGTGAACGGAACGGTTCACGACCTGGAAAAAAAGATCAAACTGGATCGTTACAAAAAACACACCATCGAAGCCGTCATCGATCGCTTAACGGTGTCGGCCGCGGGCCGGGAACGGTTGGCGGACTCGGTGGAAACAGCCCTCCGCGAATCCCAGGGTCTCTTGATCGTTGCCCCTGCCGAAAGCGCCCCCCGCGGAACAGGGAAGGAAAGCGAAGCCCTCTTTTCTGAACACTACGCCTGTGCCCATTGTGGAACCAGTTTGCCCGAAATTGAACCGCGCCTTTTTTCATTCAACAGCCCCTATGGCGCATGCGCGGATTGCGATGGGTTGGGTGTTAAATTGGAAATCGCCGAAGATTTGGTGATACCGAACCCGGATCTCTCCATTGATGGCGGCGCCTTGGCCGCTTGGGCGGACCCCGTGACCACGCGCACCAACCGCTGGAAAAAATCCTGGTCCGGCTATTACATGGAAATTTTAACGGAAGTTTGCCGACGCAACAGCATCCCCATGAACCGCCCCTGGAAAAACCTCACCCGTGACCAGCGCCAAAACCTCTTGCGGGGGGGCATTGACCACAAATCGCCTTGGGGAAAAAAGGTGAAAGAGTTTGAAGGCGTGATAGGAAATTTAGAACGGCGCTATAAAGAATCCGAATCGGCTTTTGTGAAAGAAGAGGTTCAGTCTCGGTTTATGCGAAGTCGGCTCTGCCCGGGATGTCAAGGCGCGCGGCTCAAACCGGAAGCCTTGGCGGTCACCCTCGGGGGGAAATCCCTTTCCCACGTCACCCATTTTTCCATCCGCGACGCCCAAGCGTTCTTTCGAGATCTTTCCCTTTCCGAGAAAGCGCGGTTTGTGGCACGCCAAATTCTAAAGGAAATCCAGTCCCGACTCAATTTTTTGGTGGACGTGGGATTGGATTACGTCACGCTTGACCGCGAATCCGCCACCCTCGCGGGAGGGGAAGCTCAACGGATTCATTTGGCCACCCAAATTGGATCTGGGTTGGTGGGCGTTCTTTATGTGTTGGACGAACCCACCATCGGGCTCCATCCCCGAGACAACGAACGGTTGTTAACGACGCTCCGGCGCCTCCGGGATATTGGCAACACCCTGGTGGTTGTCGAGCACGACGCGGAAACTATTTTGGCTGCCGACTGGGTGATCGACCTGGGGCCCGGCGCCGGGGTCCAGGGGGGGGAAATCGTTTCGGAGGGGCCGGTCAGCGCGCTGATGAAAGCGCCCCGCTCTCTCACCGGGGCGTACCTTCGGGGCGAACGGGGAATTCCCGTGCCCGCCCAGCGGCGTCTCCCTGGGAAAGAACGCTTGGAAATAAAAGGGGCGGCCCAATTTAACCTGAACACCATTGATGTCACTATTCCCTTAGGCCTTTTCGTGGCGGTGACAGGGGTCTCCGGCTCAGGGAAATCAACCCTGGTGGGTGACATTTTGCACAAAGCCCTGGCCAAACGTCTCAACCACGCCAAAGAGGAACCCGGCAAACACAAAACCATTTTAGGCGTTGAACTTGTGGACAAGGTCGTGGAAGTGGACCAGACCCCCATTGGACGGACACCGCGGTCCAACCCCGCCACTTACACGGGGGCCTTCGGCCCTATCCGAGATCTCTTTGCTCAACTCCCCGAATCCCGGCGACGGGGATACAAACCGGGTCGGTTCTCCTTCAACGTGAAAGGCGGTCGCTGTGAAAACTGCGAGGGGGACGGCACCCTCAAGATCTCCATGCAGTTTTTACCGGATGTCTATGTCAAATGCGATGTTTGTCTGGGCAAGCGATTCAACGCGGAAACCTTGGAAGTGAAATTTAAAGGCAAATCCATCGCCGACGTCTTGGAACTTCCCACCACGGAAGCGGCCACCTTCTTTGAGAACGTTCCCGTGGTCTCCCGAATTCTCTCCACGCTCGTCGATGTGGGGATGGGCTACGCCGCCATCGGCCAAGCCGCCACCACCCTTTCAGGCGGCGAGGCCCAACGGGTCAAATTGGCCACGGAACTCTGTCGCCGCCCCACGGGCCACACCCTCTATATCCTGGACGAACCCACCACCGGTCTCCATTTCGCCGACGTGGAAAAATTGTTGGGCGTTCTTCAACGTTTGGTGGATGGCGGAAATACGGTGTTGGTCATTGAACACAACCTCGACGTGATCAAAACCGCCGATTGGATTGTGGACCTGGGGCCCGAAGGCGGTTCTGGCGGCGGGCGGCTCGTGGCCGTCGGGACACCGGAAACCATCGTCGCCACCCCGGCTTCCCACACCGGAACCCATTTAAAGGGTCTTCTCGGCGGGGAGAATCTTCCCAAAACGAAATAA